TGGCTCAGATCCGTTTCCACCGTTCCGTCATGCTCCCATCCCGCCGATCCTGTCGAGCAGCTCCCGCAACTCCTCCAGACTACGGGCGCCGTGCGCCGCCCGACGCAGTGACGCGGCACCGCTGATACCGTGAATGTACCATCCCAGGTGTTTCTTCATCTCCCGCAATGCCACCGCGGCGCCTGCCTGTTCCACGAACAGCTCCAGATGACTGCGGGCCGTTGTCGCACGTTCCGCCGGACCGATCAGGCGTACCGGTCGCCCTTCCAGCAGTTCCCGGGCCTGGCGAAAAATCCAAGGGTTCCCCATGGCCCCCCGTGCCGCCATGATGCCGTCGCAGCCGGTCTCAGCCAGCATCCGGCGGCAATCCTCGGCGGTAAAGAGGTCACCGCTGCCGATCACCGGAATTCCCACCAACGCTTTCAGGGCCGCGATCCTGCTCCAGTCGGCGCTCCCCTCGAACATCTGGGAGCGGCTGCGGGGATGCAGGGTAATGGCATCGCACCCTTCCGCCTCGGCAATCCTGCCCGCTTCCCGCCAGGTTTCGTCCTGACGGTCCCAGCCGGTACGTATCTTGATGGTCAGCGGCAGCCGGGTAGCGCGACGGACAGCCTTGACGATTGCGGCAATGCGTGCCGTATCTTTCAGCAGGGCGCTGCCGGCGCCGGTACCCACCACCTTGCGCACCGGACACCCCATATTGATATCGATCAGATCGGCCCGATCCCCCACCAGCTCTGCCGCCCGGGCCAGCAGCTCCGGATCGTCACCGAACAACTGGACCCCCAGGGGACGGTCTTCATCGCTGCTCTGCAGGAGTTCCCAGGTCTTTTCCCCTTCACGAACCATGCCGTTGACGCTGACCATCTCCGTAAAAGCCAGACAGGCCCCCTCCCGGCGGCAGATCAGCCGGAAAGCGTGATTGGTAATGCCCGCAAGGGGAGCAAGCAGCACGTTGTGGGGCAGCACAAGCTGCCCGATGACCAGGGGGCGTAACAATGACACGAGGTACTCCTGTTAATTTTTTGTGCACTTGTGTATAATTTTTATGCATAGTAGCACGAATGGCGGGCAGCGCAAACGGCAGGGGCCCCCTGCGGTGCGTCGCGGCATTTTTTTGTTGCCTATTCAGTCACGGCACGGTTTAATACCCCCTGAAGCGCACCACCTCATCACGTTGGACAGGAGTTAGCGTATGTTTGGAATCGGCATGCCGGAACTGATCGTCATACTGGTCATCGCGCTGATCGTGATCGGCCCGCACAAGCTTCCCGACATGGCCAAATCACTGGGCAAGGGACTGGCGGAGTTCAAGAAGGCTTCGGAGGATTTCCAGCGCAACATCCAGGAAGAGGCCCGGAACATCGAAGCGCAGGACGAGCGGAAAGCCGAGCAACCCGCAGCGGCCCAACCGGCGCCCGCCGCCACTGCCGAAAAAAATACTGCACCAGGCGAAAGCACGAAGTC
The window above is part of the Trichlorobacter ammonificans genome. Proteins encoded here:
- the dusB gene encoding tRNA dihydrouridine synthase DusB; the encoded protein is MLRPLVIGQLVLPHNVLLAPLAGITNHAFRLICRREGACLAFTEMVSVNGMVREGEKTWELLQSSDEDRPLGVQLFGDDPELLARAAELVGDRADLIDINMGCPVRKVVGTGAGSALLKDTARIAAIVKAVRRATRLPLTIKIRTGWDRQDETWREAGRIAEAEGCDAITLHPRSRSQMFEGSADWSRIAALKALVGIPVIGSGDLFTAEDCRRMLAETGCDGIMAARGAMGNPWIFRQARELLEGRPVRLIGPAERATTARSHLELFVEQAGAAVALREMKKHLGWYIHGISGAASLRRAAHGARSLEELRELLDRIGGMGA
- a CDS encoding TatA/E family twin arginine-targeting protein translocase, producing MFGIGMPELIVILVIALIVIGPHKLPDMAKSLGKGLAEFKKASEDFQRNIQEEARNIEAQDERKAEQPAAAQPAPAATAEKNTAPGESTKSA